A DNA window from Phragmites australis chromosome 11, lpPhrAust1.1, whole genome shotgun sequence contains the following coding sequences:
- the LOC133883887 gene encoding SEC14 cytosolic factor-like, whose product MSYLLKTRRSEPTLQKPMSSEEQQQKINEVRELLGDLPSEMPRFLSDSTIRRFLRARNWSPVQAAKTLKEAVKWRRQYKPDKIRWEDIAEKENEVKRAYIPEYLDNNGRAVFVLIPSIKSLTSEKNCLKQLVYNLETLAMSSEGALEENVVCVVDFRGWTLSNTPLVETRESLHVIQRYYPGLIAVAILCNPPRIFESFWKIVNYFIEPRMKEKVKFVYTNNSESQKTMADMIDLDKLESAFGGRNTSGVDIVKYAERMLRRDKIRGASTHANDNTSSS is encoded by the exons ATGAGTTATCTGCTCAAGACTAGGAGAAGCGAACCAACGCTGCAAAAACCGATGTCTTCAGAAGAACAGCAGCAAAAG ATAAATGAGGTCCGGGAGCTCCTCGGCGACCTGCCGTCGGAGATGCCGAGATTCCTGTCGGACTCCACCATCCGCCGCTTCCTCCGCGCAAGGAACTGGAGCCCGGTGCAGGCAGCCAAGACTCTGAAAGAAGCTGTCAAGTGGAGGCGTCAGTACAAGCCAGACAAAATTCGTTGG GAAGACATTGCTGAGAAGGAGAACGAGGTTAAGAGAGCGTATATACCCGAATACCTCGACAACAATGGAAGAGCTGTGTTCGTGTTAATACCGTCAATAAAG AGCTTAACATCAGAAAAGAACTGTTTAAAACAGCTAGTGTACAACCTGGAAACTTTGGCCATGAGCTCAGAAGGCGCACTAGAAGAAAATGTTGTTTGTGTAGTTGACTTCCGAGGTTGGACACTATCAAATACGCCATTGGTGGAGACCCGTGAATCACTGCACGTAATTCAGAGATATTATCCAGGGTTGATAGCAGTTGCAATTCTTTGCAACCCACCGAGGATATTTGAATCCTTTTGGAAG ATCGTCAATTACTTCATCGAGCCAAGGATGAAAGAGAAAGTGAAATTCGTTTACACCAACAATTCAGAGAGCCAGAAGACTATGGCTGATATGATTGACCTGGACAAGCTGGAGTCTGCATTTGGCGGACGAAACACATCTGGCGTTGACATCGTCAAGTACGCTGAGAGAATGCTAAgaagagataagattagaggAGCTTCGACGCATGCAAACGACAACACCTCTTCTTCCTAG